A single Hemiscyllium ocellatum isolate sHemOce1 chromosome 18, sHemOce1.pat.X.cur, whole genome shotgun sequence DNA region contains:
- the chst1 gene encoding carbohydrate sulfotransferase 1, which produces MTGHRFRAMECSWKAVLLLVVASLTIQYTAIRTFIAKPFTICRVPKHTGCGPGPSASCEPQRRAVSHILILATTRSGSSFIGQLLNQHSDIFYLFEPLYHVQTTLGAAGGGSRGRPSSSTSAAGRRLLLGAYRDLLRGLFECRLHELEAYIKPAPEQHRTQRLFRRGASKALCSPPVCAPATWTPRPPPGPGVRASDGEDDGEGPPSERWEEGECVRRCGALNLTEASRACIQRPHVAIKTVRIPAIGDLRALVEDPRLNLKVIQLVRDPRGILSSRIDTFPDSFRAWKIWRNSGRRPYNLDASHLSATCQDFLQSVGTGLARPGWLKGRYMLVRYEDLAREPERKTREMYRFLGVAMDTNVRRWIVRNTRGPGASGNHKFATVRDSAATAEGWRFRLSYDMVELVQSLCNLTLAQLGYRLVNSPEELRNTSVSLAEDRTFLPFL; this is translated from the coding sequence ATGACCGGCCACAGGTTTAGGGCCATGGAGTGTTCCTGGAAAGCGGTGCTGCTGCTGGTCGTAGCCTCACTGACCATTCAGTACACGGCCATCCGGACGTTTATCGCTAAGCCGTTCACCATCTGCCGGGTGCCCAAGCACACAGGCTGTGGCCCGGGTCCGAGTGCCTCCTGCGAACCCCAGCGCCGGGCAGTCAGCCACATCCTGATCCTGGCCACCACCCGGAGCGGCTCGTCCTTCATCGGGCAGCTACTGAACCAGCACTCGGACATCTTCTACCTGTTCGAGCCGCTCTACCATGTGCAGACCACGCTGGGAGCCGCAGGAGGCGGCTCCAGGGGCAGGCCCTCGTCCTCCACCTCGGCCGCGGGCCGCCGCTTGCTGCTCGGCGCCTACCGCGACCTGCTGCGGGGCCTCTTCGAGTGCCGACTCCACGAGCTGGAGGCTTACATCAAACCGGCTCCGGAGCAGCACCGGACCCAGCGGCTGTTCCGCCGAGGGGCCAGCAAAGCGCTGTGCTCGCCGCCTGTCTGCGCCCCGGCCACCTGGACGCCGAGGCCTCCGCCCGGGCCGGGGGTGCGGGCGTCGGACGGAGAGGACGACGGGGAAGGCCCTCCCTCCGAGCGCTGGGAGGAAGGCGAGTGCGTGCGGCGGTGCGGGGCCCTGAATCTGACCGAGGCCTCGCGGGCCTGCATCCAGCGGCCTCACGTCGCCATCAAGACGGTGCGGATCCCCGCCATCGGCGACCTGCGGGCGCTGGTGGAAGACCCGCGCCTCAACCTCAAGGTGATCCAGCTGGTGCGCGACCCCCGCGGCATCCTGTCGTCCCGCATCGACACCTTCCCGGACAGTTTCCGCGCCTGGAAAATCTGGCGCAACAGCGGGCGCAGGCCTTACAACCTGGACGCGTCTCACCTGAGCGCCACCTGCCAGGACTTCCTGCAGTCGGTGGGGACCGGCCTGGCCCGGCCCGGCTGGCTCAAGGGCCGTTACATGTTGGTCCGTTACGAGGACCTGGCTCGCGAGCCCGAGCGGAAGACGCGCGAGATGTACCGCTTCCTGGGCGTCGCCATGGATACCAACGTGCGGCGCTGGATCGTCCGCAACACGCGCGGGCCCGGAGCGTCGGGGAACCACAAGTTCGCCACGGTGCGGGACTCGGCGGCCACGGCCGAGGGCTGGAGGTTCAGGCTCAGCTACGACATGGTGGAGCTGGTGCAGAGCCTGTGCAACCTGACCCTGGCCCAGCTGGGCTACAGGCTCGTCAACTCGCCCGAGGAGCTGAGGAACACGTCCGTCAGCCTCGCCGAGGACAGGACCTTTCTGCCTTTTTTGTAA